The Candidatus Mycolicibacterium alkanivorans genome contains a region encoding:
- a CDS encoding glycosyltransferase family 4 protein → MVSGSEVELLALSDRGAGVPLRELALVGLTAAIITYFATGWVRVLATRLGALAYPRERDVHTRPTPRMGGLAMYLGVVTAVFLASQLPALARGFIYSSGMPAVVAAGGLILVVGLIDDRWGLDALTKFAGQITAASVLVTMGVAWSVLYVPIGGAGTIVLDQVSSILLTLALTVSIVNAMNFVDGLDGLAAGLGLITALAICIFSVGLLRDHGGDVLFYPPAVISVVLAGACLGFLPHNWYRAKIFMGDSGSMLIGLMLAAASTTAAGPISQSAYGARDVFALLSPFLLVVAVMFVPALDMLLAIVRRTRAGLSPFSPDKMHLHHRLLQIGHSHRRVVLLIYLWVGIVALGAASTIFFDPRYTGAVMLAAIVVAVVVTLIPSLRRGDRDYDEIYDGE, encoded by the coding sequence ATGGTCAGCGGATCTGAAGTCGAGCTCCTCGCACTGTCCGACCGGGGTGCCGGAGTTCCCCTGCGCGAGTTGGCACTCGTCGGCCTGACCGCCGCAATCATCACCTACTTCGCGACCGGCTGGGTGCGGGTGCTGGCCACCCGCCTGGGCGCGTTGGCCTACCCCCGCGAGCGCGACGTCCACACCCGCCCGACCCCCCGCATGGGCGGGCTGGCGATGTACCTCGGTGTGGTGACCGCAGTGTTCCTCGCCTCCCAGCTGCCGGCGCTGGCCCGGGGTTTCATCTACTCCTCGGGCATGCCCGCCGTGGTGGCGGCCGGGGGATTGATCTTGGTCGTCGGCCTGATCGACGACCGGTGGGGCCTGGACGCGTTGACCAAGTTCGCCGGGCAGATCACCGCTGCCAGCGTGCTGGTCACCATGGGGGTGGCCTGGAGCGTGCTCTACGTCCCGATCGGCGGGGCCGGCACCATCGTGCTCGACCAGGTCTCGTCGATCCTGCTGACGCTGGCGCTGACGGTCTCGATCGTCAACGCGATGAACTTCGTCGACGGGCTCGACGGCTTGGCTGCCGGGCTCGGGCTGATCACCGCGCTGGCCATCTGCATCTTCTCCGTCGGACTGCTGCGCGATCATGGCGGCGACGTGTTGTTCTACCCGCCGGCGGTCATCTCCGTGGTGCTGGCGGGCGCCTGTCTGGGCTTCCTGCCGCACAACTGGTACCGGGCCAAGATCTTCATGGGGGACTCCGGCTCCATGCTGATCGGTCTGATGCTCGCTGCCGCCTCGACCACGGCGGCGGGCCCGATCTCGCAGAGTGCCTACGGAGCCCGCGACGTCTTCGCGCTGCTCTCGCCGTTCCTGCTGGTGGTCGCGGTGATGTTCGTCCCGGCGCTGGACATGCTGCTGGCGATCGTGCGGCGCACCAGGGCCGGCCTCAGCCCGTTCAGCCCGGACAAGATGCACCTGCACCACCGGCTGCTGCAGATCGGTCACTCGCATCGCCGGGTTGTGCTGCTGATCTACCTCTGGGTCGGCATCGTCGCACTCGGTGCGGCCAGCACGATCTTCTTCGATCCGCGCTACACCGGCGCGGTGATGCTGGCCGCGATCGTGGTCGCCGTGGTGGTCACCCTCATCCCGTCGTTGCGTCGCGGAGACCGCGACTACGACGAGATTTACGACGGAGAGTAG